A genomic segment from Barrientosiimonas humi encodes:
- a CDS encoding FABP family protein, which produces MPFELDPDLPPALAPLAWLVGRWEGRGVLGYPGVDSVNFVQEIECRHDKQPFLSWSARMWEVGDDGERGKPLATELGFWRPLPDNEVELLLAHPTGVVEMYVGTTEPAKAQLQTDAVVRSPQAEEYTAATRLYGYVHSNLMWAMDMAAKGQPLQTYASAELQRAQ; this is translated from the coding sequence GTGCCGTTCGAACTGGACCCAGACCTGCCCCCCGCACTCGCCCCGCTCGCCTGGCTCGTCGGGCGGTGGGAGGGCCGAGGCGTGCTCGGCTATCCCGGCGTCGACTCGGTGAACTTCGTGCAGGAGATCGAGTGCCGGCACGACAAGCAGCCGTTCCTGTCGTGGAGCGCGCGCATGTGGGAGGTCGGCGACGACGGCGAGCGGGGCAAGCCGCTCGCGACCGAGCTGGGCTTCTGGCGGCCGCTGCCCGACAACGAGGTCGAGCTGCTGCTCGCGCACCCGACCGGCGTGGTCGAGATGTACGTCGGCACCACCGAGCCGGCGAAGGCCCAGCTGCAGACCGACGCCGTCGTGCGCAGCCCGCAGGCCGAGGAGTACACCGCCGCCACCCGGCTCTACGGCTACGTGCACTCCAACCTGATGTGGGCGATGGACATGGCGGCCAAGGGCCAGCCGCTGCAGACGTACGCCTCCGCGGAGCTGCAGCGCGCCCAGTGA
- a CDS encoding YbaK/EbsC family protein: protein MSAEESVQLVDEAGEPAGSAPRSVMRADNLPHAGTGVFVRRPDGAIYVHQRARTKDWAPGHWDAAAGGVLRAGEDPADNARRELEEELGIAGAELRGLGTHAYADGTTRLFEHLFEVVWDGEIRWPDEEVVDGRWVLPEELGPLVETGPFVPDTAAALEQLAAEGAGDYAQLRAFAGARRAGLPFTVTRHGRVRSLEEAAAARGVEPRQLLKTMVVRLSADDHRLVLVPGDREIAWPRLRSALGVNRLTMPSADEAREVTGFVRGTITPFGTRTPLPVVLDASVSGPISLGGGAHGVGITVERDDLVAALDPLVVDVAEPVSPGS, encoded by the coding sequence ATGAGCGCCGAGGAGTCCGTCCAGCTGGTCGACGAGGCGGGAGAACCGGCGGGCAGCGCGCCCCGGTCGGTGATGCGCGCCGACAACCTGCCGCACGCGGGCACCGGGGTGTTCGTCCGCCGGCCGGACGGCGCGATCTACGTCCACCAGCGCGCACGCACCAAGGACTGGGCGCCCGGCCACTGGGACGCCGCCGCGGGCGGCGTGCTGCGCGCCGGCGAGGATCCGGCCGACAACGCCCGACGCGAGCTCGAGGAGGAGCTCGGCATCGCCGGAGCCGAGCTGCGTGGGCTGGGGACGCACGCGTACGCCGACGGCACCACCCGCCTGTTCGAGCACCTCTTCGAGGTGGTCTGGGACGGCGAGATCCGTTGGCCCGACGAGGAGGTCGTCGACGGGCGCTGGGTGCTCCCCGAGGAGCTGGGCCCGCTCGTCGAGACCGGTCCGTTCGTGCCCGACACCGCCGCGGCGCTGGAGCAGCTGGCCGCCGAGGGGGCGGGCGACTACGCGCAGCTGCGCGCGTTCGCCGGAGCGCGTCGGGCGGGGCTGCCGTTCACCGTCACCCGGCACGGGCGGGTGCGCTCGCTGGAGGAGGCCGCCGCCGCGCGCGGGGTCGAGCCGCGGCAGCTGCTGAAGACGATGGTGGTGCGCCTGTCGGCCGACGACCACCGGCTGGTGCTGGTGCCGGGCGACCGCGAGATCGCTTGGCCCCGCTTGCGATCCGCGCTCGGCGTGAACCGGCTGACCATGCCGTCGGCCGACGAGGCGCGCGAGGTGACCGGCTTCGTGCGCGGCACGATCACGCCGTTCGGCACCCGCACCCCGCTGCCGGTCGTGCTCGACGCGTCGGTGAGCGGGCCGATCTCGCTCGGCGGCGGCGCGCACGGCGTCGGCATCACCGTCGAGCGCGACGACCTGGTCGCCGCGCTCGATCCGCTGGTGGTCGACGTGGCCGAGCCGGTCAGCCCGGGTTCGTGA